A segment of the Robbsia sp. KACC 23696 genome:
GCCACGGCATTGAGCGATGTCGCAAGCAACAGCGCTGCCGCCAGTAGCGGCAACCTTGCGCGCAATACGAGCGCAATCGGGAAAAGGGATGTCGTAGGCATCATCGTACGGTACAGGCGGGGCGGTAAAAACGACTGCACGACGCTGGGTCGGGCGTCCGGCGCTGTGGGCCTTTTAGATAACGGATGGCCGAGCGACTATCTTGAATAAAATCACGATCGGAAAACATTGCCGATAGTCCGGCTGTCCGGCCGCGCGTCTATTTGCGCGCCGAGGCGGCGCGTCTTTCCGGTTTGCCCGAGGGACGCCCTTGTTTCGGAGGATAGCGCGCAGTCTTGGCAGAATGCGAGGCTTACCGTGCCCGGTGCGGCGGAAAAGCACCATTATTCAATCGCTGGCGGAGACGCAAGGTCACGCCGATGGCAGTCGATGCGCCAAGAAAAGCCGCGACGCCGGTGCTCGTCAACGGGGTTTGCAGCACGATCTCCGCCGCACTGAAATAGCCGGCGACCAGCGACACGAAAACGGAACAGATGCGCTGTGCGAAGGAACGGCTGCGCGATAGCGACGCGACGAGCAACGCGCCCGCGAAGGCGCCGATCAAGGCGTCGGCATCGAGCGGATGCGCGAGTAGCAGGCCGGCGAGAAGGGACTCGACGGCGTCCGGGGGGACGGGGGAGGAAGGGGTCATGGCATCGCCTCTTTGGCTGCGCAGCTGCAGGCCGGTCACGCCAACGCAAGGTGCGATGGTCCTCCTATCGTTGATCAAAATTCGGGAGGCGTCATGTCGTCTTGATGGGGTACGACAAGCCTGCCGGGCCGATCTGACCGACGCGATCCTTAGGATCGCGACCTATGGATCCCAGGCCAACAGCACGTCGCCGGTGTGCCTAGGGCACGATGTCCTCGCTGCGGCGCACGCGCAACAGTCGAACGCAGCGCATTCTGATGTGAGAGGATGGAAGTATCCTAGAACGTTGACTATCCGATGCCGCGGTCGCATCGGTAACGCGACTGCCTTTTTGTCTGTGCCGAACCATTCCACCTGCTCCCCGCCGGTAGGCCTTTCCCGGGTTTTCCGCACTGTTACCGCGTCTGTCCAGGCTGCCTTGCGCTGCGGGACTTGGCACATCCACCGCAAAGGCCGGTGCGGTGCGGCCTTGTCGGCTTTCTGTGTCCTCGTGTCGACGACGCCCGTGACGTGGGCTGCCGACGGCGCCATGTCGGCGGCCTCAGGGGAGAGCGTATCGGCGGTCACGGCGCCGACCGGCGCACCGGCTTCGGCCGCTGCACCGCTGACGCCTTCGTCGGCGCCGACGATCGTGCCGCCGGGTGACGACGATCGCTTTGCGCGGCCCACGTCCCAGGCGAGCCGCACGACCGGTACGCGTCAGGGCCTGTCGCGCGCTACATCGGAATTCATCGCACGCTGCAACGGGCTCGACAAAGCGGTCGTGCCGGCCGCGTCGATAGGATTGCCCACGCGCGGCGCGCAGATCGCCGACGCGGCCTATATCGCCGCCGATGCACAGGGCAACCGTAACGGTGCCTACTGTCGGATCGTCGGCGTGATTCGCGCGACCCACGACACGACGCCGGATATCCGTTTCGAGGTCAACCTGCCGCTGCGCTGGAATGGCCGCTCCTTGCAGATGGGCGGCGGCGGTTATAGCGGTGTGCTGGTGACCGGCACCGAGCCGACCGCGTTTGCGCCATCGGCCTCGCCACTATTCCAAGGCTATGCGACCTATGGCTCCGATTCCGGACATGTGGGTAATGCCAGTTTGGCGAACTTTGCGACCAATAATGAAGCAGTCGTCAATTTCGGTTACGGGCATCTGAAGAAAACGCACGACGTGGCCTTGACGCTGATCAAGATGGGATATGGTCGCGCGCCGACGGAGCGGTATTTCGCCGGGGGGTCGACCGGCGGGCGTGAGGGCTTGACGGTGGCGCAGCGTTTTCCCGACGACTACGACGGGATCATCGCCAATGCGCCGGCGCTGAATTTCTCCGGGGTCCGGCTGATCGGCGTGGTGGTGGGCGCGTCCGCCTACGGCCCGGCCGATCCGAGCAGCGCGGTACCGGTAGCGCCGCAGACCGACGCGGGTAAAACGGCG
Coding sequences within it:
- a CDS encoding putative holin, whose product is MTPSSPVPPDAVESLLAGLLLAHPLDADALIGAFAGALLVASLSRSRSFAQRICSVFVSLVAGYFSAAEIVLQTPLTSTGVAAFLGASTAIGVTLRLRQRLNNGAFPPHRAR